A stretch of Dietzia lutea DNA encodes these proteins:
- a CDS encoding siderophore-interacting protein, producing MARDRQSPAPTVLTVLRTETVTAHLVRVVLGGESFDSFAARADTDSYVKIELPHAGETVVRTYTVRRCDPVAREIWIDFVVHGDAGVAGPWALSVTPGTQVALRGPGGGYRPDPEADFHLLAGDETAVPAVAAALESLPEDAMGAVFLEVGGDDDEVDLAAPAGVEVTWIHRGTPSTDAGPGLIDGDAPLVGAVRDLPWPDGDVQVFVHGEAETIMKHLRPYLRKERGVPAARASISGYWRRGRTEEGFRTWKRELAESEEGPQPVR from the coding sequence GTGGCCCGCGACCGCCAGTCCCCCGCCCCGACCGTCCTGACGGTGTTGCGCACCGAGACGGTGACCGCCCACCTCGTCCGGGTGGTCCTGGGTGGCGAGAGCTTCGATTCGTTCGCCGCCCGCGCCGACACGGACAGCTACGTCAAGATCGAGCTGCCGCACGCCGGCGAGACGGTCGTGCGGACGTACACCGTCCGGCGGTGCGACCCGGTCGCGCGGGAGATCTGGATCGACTTCGTCGTGCACGGCGACGCCGGAGTGGCCGGCCCGTGGGCGCTTTCGGTCACCCCGGGCACGCAGGTCGCGCTGCGCGGTCCGGGTGGCGGCTACCGTCCGGACCCGGAGGCCGACTTCCACCTGCTGGCCGGGGATGAGACTGCGGTGCCGGCCGTCGCCGCGGCCTTGGAGTCGCTGCCGGAGGACGCCATGGGTGCGGTGTTCCTGGAGGTCGGGGGCGACGACGACGAGGTCGACCTGGCCGCGCCAGCGGGCGTGGAGGTCACCTGGATCCACCGCGGGACCCCCTCGACGGACGCCGGCCCGGGGCTGATCGACGGCGACGCCCCGCTGGTCGGCGCGGTGCGTGACCTGCCGTGGCCGGACGGCGACGTGCAGGTCTTCGTCCACGGCGAGGCCGAGACGATCATGAAGCACCTGCGGCCGTACCTGAGAAAGGAGCGGGGTGTGCCCGCCGCCCGGGCCTCGATCTCGGGCTACTGGCGACGTGGCCGGACCGAGGAGGGCTTCCGTACCTGGAAGCGCGAACTGGCCGAGTCGGAGGAGGGCCCGCAGCCCGTCAGGTGA